A single Agromyces sp. CF514 DNA region contains:
- a CDS encoding PP2C family serine/threonine-protein phosphatase: protein MVSIKASAAVSHVGRIRSNNQDSGYAGRRLFLVADGMGGHAGGDVASAIVTQRVADADADYQSAPEAAAALEGALISANRRLAETVAEHSELTGMGTTASALLLHEDRVVIAHIGDSRIYLLRSGELSQISTDHTFVQRLVDAGRITAEEAMVHPRRSVLMRVLGDVEASPEIDSMVLDTRPGDRWLICSDGLSGVVSFDDLHEQLSADAGAKQVADRLVKASLDGGAPDNVTVVIVDIGDPPAPATPPLIVGSAAAPLAFGAPSEPVRARPIRLTPFRPHPVQETHFEPDSEDFFDEILEEDARRRRRRRWVWGFWMFALIAAIVAVVVLGYQWTQTRYYVGESNGRVAIFQGIQQDLGPFSLHELYRETAVDVSELRTYDQQRVEKTITAGSLADAMKIVSRLEESLE, encoded by the coding sequence ATGGTGTCGATCAAGGCGAGCGCCGCGGTCTCGCACGTCGGACGCATCCGCTCCAACAACCAGGACTCCGGGTACGCCGGCCGACGGCTGTTCCTCGTCGCCGACGGCATGGGCGGGCACGCCGGCGGTGACGTCGCGAGCGCGATCGTCACCCAGCGCGTCGCCGACGCCGACGCCGACTACCAGTCCGCTCCCGAGGCCGCCGCCGCGCTCGAGGGCGCCCTGATCTCGGCCAACCGGCGACTCGCCGAGACCGTCGCCGAGCACTCGGAGCTCACCGGCATGGGTACCACCGCAAGCGCCCTGTTGCTCCATGAAGACCGCGTGGTCATCGCGCACATCGGCGATTCGCGTATCTACCTGCTGCGCTCGGGCGAGCTCAGCCAGATCTCCACCGACCACACGTTCGTGCAGCGGCTCGTCGACGCCGGTCGGATCACCGCCGAAGAGGCCATGGTGCACCCGCGCCGTTCCGTGCTCATGCGCGTGCTCGGCGACGTCGAGGCCTCACCCGAGATCGACTCGATGGTGCTCGACACCAGGCCGGGCGACCGCTGGCTGATCTGCTCCGACGGGCTCTCCGGCGTCGTGTCGTTCGACGACCTGCACGAGCAGCTGTCAGCCGACGCAGGCGCGAAGCAGGTCGCCGACCGGCTCGTGAAGGCCTCGCTCGACGGCGGTGCGCCCGACAACGTGACGGTCGTGATCGTCGACATCGGCGATCCGCCCGCACCCGCGACGCCGCCGCTCATCGTGGGCTCCGCGGCCGCGCCGCTCGCCTTCGGGGCGCCGTCCGAGCCGGTTCGTGCCCGCCCGATCCGCCTCACGCCGTTCCGTCCGCACCCGGTGCAGGAGACCCACTTCGAGCCCGACTCCGAGGACTTCTTCGACGAGATCCTCGAAGAGGACGCCCGGCGCCGACGTCGACGCCGCTGGGTCTGGGGCTTCTGGATGTTCGCGCTGATCGCGGCCATCGTCGCGGTCGTCGTGCTCGGCTACCAGTGGACCCAGACCCGCTACTACGTCGGCGAGTCGAACGGTCGCGTGGCCATCTTCCAAGGCATCCAGCAAGACCTCGGACCCTTCTCGCTGCACGAGCTCTACCGCGAGACCGCGGTCGACGTCTCCGAACTGCGAACCTACGACCAGCAGCGCGTCGAGAAGACGATCACGGCCGGGTCGCTCGCCGATGCGATGAAGATCGTGTCGCGATTGGAGGAGTCCCTTGAGTGA
- a CDS encoding FHA domain-containing protein produces the protein MSELTLLVLQLGFLLLLWAFIFAIVYALRSDLFGQRVRKLQPDAAAATPAPAAAFPAAAPVAAAAVPTSPVSRPAAPAPASGDGPMKLVITSGQKAGTEFPLGRDEITIGRSSDSAIIIRDDYTSTHHARMMLWNGQWMLQDLDSTNGTFLNGARVTVPVQIPLGATIKVGATTFELRR, from the coding sequence ATGAGCGAACTGACGCTGCTCGTCCTGCAACTCGGGTTCCTGCTGCTGCTGTGGGCGTTCATCTTCGCGATCGTCTACGCGCTGCGCAGCGACCTGTTCGGGCAGCGCGTGCGCAAGCTCCAGCCCGACGCCGCCGCGGCGACGCCCGCTCCTGCCGCGGCGTTCCCGGCCGCAGCGCCGGTCGCAGCCGCAGCAGTGCCCACTTCGCCGGTGTCGCGACCCGCTGCTCCGGCGCCCGCATCCGGTGACGGCCCCATGAAGCTCGTGATCACGAGCGGCCAGAAGGCCGGCACCGAGTTCCCGCTCGGCCGCGACGAGATCACGATCGGCCGCTCGAGCGATTCGGCCATCATCATCCGCGACGACTACACCTCGACGCACCACGCGCGCATGATGCTCTGGAACGGGCAGTGGATGCTGCAGGACCTCGACTCGACGAACGGCACCTTCCTCAACGGCGCCCGCGTGACCGTGCCCGTGCAGATCCCACTCGGAGCGACCATCAAGGTCGGGGCGACGACGTTCGAGCTGCGGCGGTAG
- a CDS encoding DUF3662 and FHA domain-containing protein, with the protein MGLLDNFEKGLERAVNGAFAKTFRSGLQPVEITAALKREIDTKAAVVSRDRVLVPNQFVVRMSPADHARMTALGPALTDELVDLVQKHAASQHFQFAGGITISLQSDEGLSEGLVQVDSRNVKGQVAWTPVLDIGGTRHPIIKGRTVIGRGSEADVTIDDSGASRRHAEVQWDGSRARVRDLGSTNGTQLNGARITEAILEPDSVITIGRSRIVFRVLAQAATPAPRVDPATERHDVGGFWGPAE; encoded by the coding sequence GTGGGCCTACTGGACAACTTCGAGAAAGGTCTCGAGCGCGCCGTCAACGGCGCCTTCGCGAAGACCTTTCGCTCGGGGCTGCAGCCCGTCGAGATCACCGCGGCGCTGAAGCGCGAGATCGACACCAAGGCGGCGGTCGTCTCGCGCGACCGCGTGCTCGTGCCGAACCAGTTCGTCGTGCGGATGTCTCCGGCAGACCACGCGCGCATGACCGCGCTGGGCCCGGCGCTCACCGACGAACTGGTCGACCTCGTGCAGAAGCACGCCGCGAGCCAGCACTTCCAGTTCGCCGGCGGCATCACCATCTCGCTCCAGTCCGACGAGGGCCTGTCCGAGGGTCTCGTGCAGGTCGACTCGCGCAACGTCAAGGGCCAGGTCGCCTGGACCCCCGTGCTCGACATCGGCGGCACGCGGCATCCGATCATCAAGGGCCGCACCGTCATCGGCCGGGGCAGCGAGGCCGACGTCACGATCGACGACTCGGGCGCCTCGCGCCGGCATGCCGAGGTGCAATGGGACGGCTCGCGTGCACGCGTGCGCGACCTCGGGTCGACGAACGGCACCCAGCTCAACGGCGCCCGCATCACCGAGGCGATCCTCGAGCCCGACTCCGTGATCACGATCGGGCGCTCGCGTATCGTGTTCCGGGTGCTCGCCCAAGCCGCAACCCCCGCACCCCGCGTCGACCCAGCGACCGAACGTCACGACGTCGGCGGGTTCTGGGGGCCGGCCGAATGA
- a CDS encoding glycoside hydrolase family 65 protein, translating to MRFADTDPLDRNRFPIDEWALVETEFGLDDMGTTETLFAVGNGYLGLRGNIEEGRDGHLHGTFVNGFHETWPIRHAEEAFGFARVGQTIVNAPDAKVIRLYVDDEPLVVTIAELVDYDRRLDFRQGALSRSIDWRTPSGKHVRITSRRMVSFTDRHLAVLDYEVEMLDADAAVTISSQILNRQDGRDEYRSGVQETPSAFDPRKAESFADRVLQPRVQRHEGGRYMLGYQCTNSGMTIAVGVEHSIATENAFTESGSIGEDLAKHIYRVRAEQGKPIRVTKYISYHTARKVPARELVDRCDRTLDRGAELGVAELFEHQRAWLDDFWERSDVAIDGEPELQQAVRWNLYQLAQATARTDGDGVAAKGVSGSGYGGHYFWDTEIYVMPFLSFTAPIVARNVLRFRQRMLDNARARALELNQRGALFPWRTINGLESSAYYAAGTAQYHIDADISFALCQYVAATGDTDFMGRGAIDILVETARMWEDLGFWRSGATTDDVFHIHGVTGPDEYTTVVNDNLYTNVMARANLASAASAVDSLQMRDPVAYAKLVARLGVTPGEVGEWRRAAAHMHIPYDEQLGVHPQDAAFLEKELWDLENTPDTRRPLLLHYHPLVIYRFQVLKQADVVLALFLQGDRFSAEQKLADFEYYDPLTTGDSTLSAVVQSIIAAEVGYHDLALRYFRSALYVDLADLHHNAADGVHVASTGGVWGALVNGFGGFRDHGGVFTFDPRLPDGWSRLEFRVTLRGTRLRVSLESDAISFHVEAGDFAEVSVRGRKVLVKDGADVSVPLDGQGPRLTGAPHMRDVTGSRRSDGTLLTASIPTLSLDLEADETAIPVD from the coding sequence ATGAGGTTCGCCGACACCGATCCCCTCGACCGCAACCGGTTCCCCATCGACGAGTGGGCGCTCGTCGAGACCGAGTTCGGACTCGACGACATGGGCACGACCGAGACGCTGTTCGCCGTCGGCAACGGCTACCTGGGCCTGCGCGGCAACATCGAGGAGGGCCGCGACGGGCACCTCCACGGCACGTTCGTGAACGGGTTCCACGAGACGTGGCCGATCCGCCACGCCGAAGAGGCGTTCGGGTTCGCTCGCGTCGGGCAGACGATCGTCAACGCGCCCGATGCGAAGGTGATCCGCCTCTACGTCGACGACGAGCCGCTCGTGGTCACGATCGCCGAACTGGTCGACTACGACCGTCGGCTCGACTTCCGCCAGGGTGCGCTCTCGCGATCGATCGACTGGCGCACGCCCTCGGGCAAGCACGTGCGCATCACGAGCCGACGCATGGTCTCGTTCACCGACCGCCACCTCGCGGTGCTCGACTACGAGGTCGAGATGCTCGACGCCGACGCCGCGGTCACGATCTCGAGCCAGATCCTCAACCGCCAGGACGGCCGCGACGAGTACCGCTCGGGCGTGCAGGAGACTCCGAGCGCGTTCGACCCTCGCAAGGCTGAGTCCTTCGCCGACCGCGTGCTGCAGCCGCGGGTGCAGCGCCACGAGGGCGGCCGGTACATGCTCGGCTACCAGTGCACGAACTCGGGCATGACCATCGCGGTCGGCGTCGAGCACTCGATCGCGACCGAGAACGCGTTCACCGAGTCCGGCAGCATCGGCGAGGACCTCGCCAAGCACATCTACCGGGTGCGCGCCGAGCAGGGCAAGCCGATCCGCGTCACGAAGTACATCAGCTACCACACGGCCCGCAAGGTGCCCGCGCGCGAGCTCGTCGACCGCTGCGACCGCACCCTCGACCGTGGCGCCGAGCTGGGCGTCGCCGAGCTGTTCGAGCACCAGCGCGCGTGGCTCGACGACTTCTGGGAGCGATCGGATGTCGCGATCGACGGTGAGCCCGAGCTCCAGCAGGCCGTGCGGTGGAACCTCTACCAGCTCGCGCAGGCGACCGCCCGCACCGACGGCGACGGCGTCGCGGCGAAGGGCGTGAGCGGCTCGGGCTACGGCGGACACTACTTCTGGGACACCGAGATCTACGTGATGCCGTTCCTCAGCTTCACGGCGCCGATCGTGGCGCGCAACGTGCTGCGGTTCCGTCAGCGCATGCTCGACAACGCGCGCGCCCGCGCCCTCGAGCTGAACCAGCGCGGCGCCCTGTTCCCGTGGCGCACGATCAACGGGCTCGAGTCGTCGGCCTACTACGCGGCCGGCACCGCGCAGTACCACATCGACGCCGACATCTCCTTCGCGCTGTGCCAGTACGTGGCCGCGACGGGCGACACCGACTTCATGGGCCGCGGCGCGATCGACATCCTCGTCGAGACCGCCCGCATGTGGGAGGACCTGGGCTTCTGGCGCTCCGGCGCGACGACCGACGACGTCTTCCACATCCACGGCGTGACGGGCCCAGACGAGTACACGACGGTCGTGAACGACAACCTCTACACGAACGTCATGGCGAGGGCGAACCTCGCCTCCGCGGCATCCGCCGTCGACTCCCTGCAGATGCGCGACCCGGTCGCGTACGCGAAGCTCGTCGCCCGCCTCGGCGTGACGCCCGGCGAGGTGGGCGAATGGCGCCGTGCGGCAGCGCACATGCACATCCCCTACGACGAGCAGCTCGGCGTGCACCCGCAGGACGCGGCGTTCCTCGAGAAGGAGCTGTGGGACCTCGAGAACACGCCAGACACGCGACGACCGCTGCTGCTGCACTACCACCCGCTGGTGATCTACCGCTTCCAGGTGCTGAAGCAGGCCGATGTCGTGCTCGCGCTCTTCCTGCAGGGCGACCGGTTCTCGGCCGAGCAGAAGCTCGCCGACTTCGAGTACTACGACCCGCTGACCACGGGCGACTCGACGCTGTCCGCGGTCGTGCAGTCGATCATCGCGGCCGAGGTCGGGTACCACGACCTCGCGCTCCGCTACTTCCGCTCGGCGCTCTACGTCGACCTGGCCGACCTGCACCACAACGCGGCCGACGGCGTGCACGTCGCGTCCACCGGCGGCGTGTGGGGCGCGCTCGTCAACGGGTTCGGCGGGTTCCGCGACCACGGCGGCGTCTTCACCTTCGACCCGCGCCTGCCCGACGGGTGGTCGCGCCTCGAGTTCCGTGTCACGCTGCGCGGCACGCGCCTGCGCGTCTCCCTCGAGTCCGACGCGATCTCGTTCCACGTCGAGGCCGGCGACTTCGCCGAGGTCTCGGTGCGCGGCCGCAAGGTGCTCGTCAAGGACGGTGCGGATGTCTCGGTGCCGCTCGACGGCCAGGGCCCGCGCCTCACCGGGGCGCCGCACATGCGCGACGTCACGGGATCCCGCCGTTCCGACGGCACCCTGCTGACGGCCTCCATCCCGACGCTCTCGCTCGACCTCGAGGCCGACGAAACCGCCATCCCGGTGGACTGA
- a CDS encoding HAD-IA family hydrolase, which yields MLRTAASALAFAHPGAIASNGWPQRRDRHDERTAVTSPDTPETRPGSPADPDPAELDLTGIEGWLFDLDGVLTPTAIVHMHAWSRLFTPYLEAHGVAPYVEGDYFAYIDGKPRYDGVRSLLESRGIRIPEGEVTDSPDEDTVHGLGNRKNGAFNATLADEGVAPYPASVAFLDAVIASGCRVAVVSSSKNAPSVLAAAGIDDRFTVVVDGLVAAREGIRGKPAPDMFDRAAELLGLPTTACAVVEDAESGIKAGADGDFALVVGVDRGVGRAALRELGADVIVDELDELLPAVARAATAATARAAAETSASEGPHHDTAEERDAE from the coding sequence ATGCTCCGAACCGCGGCATCCGCCCTCGCGTTCGCGCACCCCGGCGCAATAGCATCGAACGGCTGGCCCCAGCGCCGCGACCGGCACGACGAAAGGACGGCCGTGACCTCGCCAGACACCCCCGAAACCCGCCCCGGCTCCCCCGCAGACCCCGATCCCGCAGAGCTCGACCTGACCGGCATCGAGGGTTGGCTCTTCGACCTCGACGGCGTGCTGACGCCGACCGCGATCGTGCACATGCATGCGTGGTCGCGCCTGTTCACCCCGTACCTCGAGGCGCACGGCGTCGCGCCCTACGTCGAGGGCGACTACTTCGCGTACATCGACGGCAAGCCGCGGTACGACGGCGTGCGGAGCCTCCTCGAGAGCCGAGGCATCCGCATTCCCGAGGGCGAGGTGACCGACTCCCCCGACGAAGACACGGTGCACGGGCTCGGCAACCGCAAGAACGGCGCCTTCAACGCCACGCTCGCCGACGAGGGCGTCGCCCCGTACCCGGCGAGCGTCGCGTTCCTCGACGCGGTCATCGCGAGCGGATGCCGCGTGGCCGTCGTCTCGAGCTCGAAGAACGCCCCCTCGGTGCTGGCCGCCGCGGGCATCGACGACCGTTTCACCGTCGTGGTCGACGGGCTCGTGGCAGCTCGCGAGGGCATCCGCGGAAAGCCCGCGCCCGACATGTTCGATCGGGCGGCCGAACTGCTCGGCCTGCCGACGACGGCGTGCGCCGTGGTCGAAGACGCCGAGTCGGGCATCAAGGCCGGCGCCGACGGCGACTTCGCGCTCGTGGTGGGCGTCGACCGCGGCGTGGGCCGCGCCGCCCTGCGCGAGCTCGGCGCCGACGTCATCGTCGACGAGCTCGACGAGCTGCTGCCCGCCGTCGCCCGCGCCGCCACCGCCGCCACCGCGCGCGCTGCAGCCGAGACATCCGCCTCCGAAGGCCCGCACCACGACACCGCAGAAGAAAGGGACGCCGAATGA
- a CDS encoding AraC family transcriptional regulator, giving the protein MIGTLNRIVERIELDLTEVVDVAAFAAGLGTTEYHVRRMFSSLAGMPLSEYVRRRRMTVAAADLLGEGSLLDIAVRYGYGSTEAFNRAFRAVHGVSPADVRRDGGPLRSQPQLRFRLTVEGNSPMDTRISDRPAFRLVGHAARVPLVHQGANPHIQAHIASIPMEEHARLKGLGDTEPAGLLQVSADVDPDYEEGSELTYLHGVAVRAETSVADDLDAIEVPAGEWAVFRMSGPYPAALQETWAATATDWFPSNPWRLRPGPSIVAVLERSADFSTATCELWLPVERAQKV; this is encoded by the coding sequence GTGATCGGGACCCTGAACCGCATCGTCGAGCGCATCGAGCTCGACCTGACCGAGGTCGTCGACGTCGCGGCCTTCGCGGCCGGGCTCGGCACCACCGAGTACCACGTGCGCCGGATGTTCTCGTCGCTCGCCGGCATGCCGCTGTCGGAGTACGTGCGGCGCCGCCGCATGACCGTCGCTGCGGCCGACCTGCTCGGCGAAGGGAGCCTGCTCGACATCGCGGTCCGCTACGGCTACGGCTCCACGGAGGCGTTCAACCGGGCGTTCCGCGCGGTGCACGGCGTGAGTCCCGCTGACGTCCGTCGCGACGGCGGCCCCCTTCGTTCGCAACCGCAGCTCAGGTTCCGCCTGACCGTCGAAGGGAATTCGCCCATGGACACCCGTATCTCCGACCGACCCGCCTTCCGTCTCGTGGGGCACGCTGCTCGCGTGCCGCTCGTGCACCAGGGCGCCAACCCGCACATCCAGGCGCACATCGCGTCCATCCCGATGGAGGAGCACGCCCGTCTGAAGGGGCTCGGCGACACCGAGCCCGCCGGGCTGCTGCAGGTGAGCGCAGACGTCGACCCCGACTACGAGGAGGGCAGCGAGCTCACGTACCTGCACGGTGTCGCCGTGCGCGCCGAGACCTCCGTCGCCGACGACCTCGACGCGATCGAGGTGCCCGCGGGGGAGTGGGCGGTGTTCCGGATGTCGGGGCCGTACCCGGCCGCGCTGCAGGAGACCTGGGCGGCGACCGCGACCGACTGGTTCCCGTCGAACCCGTGGCGCCTTCGGCCCGGACCCTCGATCGTTGCCGTGCTCGAGCGTTCCGCGGACTTCAGCACCGCGACCTGCGAGCTGTGGCTGCCGGTGGAGCGCGCGCAGAAGGTGTGA
- a CDS encoding DeoR/GlpR family DNA-binding transcription regulator, with amino-acid sequence MQRSERQKVIIRAVDSGRRTIDELAELTGVSPISIRRDLAELAEQGAVQRIRGGAAPVVSRGSEYPFGLRTSEDTEVKRTLARHAASLIQPGDAVLIDNGTTALAVARELAGLGITALALSLHAAAALAAKPGNEVVVPGGTVGHDDLSFTDAGAADAVRAMRFDIAIIGACAADPDTGLTVATWGDAQVKKAALASSRHVVLVATADKFGRTAAHRFGTLDDVDTIITTSDAPPALVHDARAAGIELVLLDPAQAS; translated from the coding sequence GTGCAACGATCAGAACGCCAGAAAGTGATCATCCGAGCGGTCGACTCCGGTCGGCGCACGATCGACGAACTCGCCGAGCTGACGGGCGTCTCCCCCATCAGCATCCGTCGCGACCTCGCCGAACTCGCCGAGCAGGGAGCCGTGCAGCGCATCCGCGGCGGTGCGGCGCCCGTGGTCAGTCGCGGCTCCGAGTATCCGTTCGGGCTCCGCACCTCGGAGGACACCGAGGTCAAGCGCACCCTCGCCCGTCACGCGGCCTCGCTCATCCAGCCCGGAGATGCCGTGCTCATCGACAACGGCACCACCGCCCTCGCGGTCGCGCGTGAGCTCGCCGGGCTCGGCATCACCGCGCTGGCGCTCTCGCTCCACGCCGCCGCCGCACTCGCCGCCAAGCCCGGCAACGAGGTCGTGGTGCCCGGCGGCACCGTCGGCCACGACGACCTCTCCTTCACGGATGCCGGCGCGGCCGACGCCGTCAGGGCCATGCGGTTCGACATCGCGATCATCGGCGCGTGCGCCGCCGACCCCGACACCGGGCTGACCGTCGCGACCTGGGGAGACGCGCAGGTCAAGAAGGCCGCCCTCGCATCTTCGCGGCACGTCGTCCTGGTCGCGACGGCCGACAAGTTCGGGCGCACCGCGGCCCACCGGTTCGGCACCCTCGACGACGTCGACACGATCATCACCACGAGCGACGCGCCGCCTGCGCTCGTCCACGACGCCAGGGCGGCGGGCATCGAGCTCGTGCTCCTCGATCCCGCCCAGGCGAGCTGA
- a CDS encoding MFS transporter — MSIEMKTGVRASAGVGVMFASNGAIFAGLLPWYPLLAERLGLGVVEFGFIVASFAVGAIVSSALPAPLIARFGPVRVAVVGTVLLAVAIAGAAWASVGWVFALAVFFAGFFDAVVDVAQNVAGIRVQDAVGRSILSSMHALWSLGGVVSGALSTAAAVAGIDMRLYLALVGVACVALVGTGGLMIGRLASAPEPVASEDAEASGRGQRWRVVFLAALPLVVIAICGTMVEDIANNWAAMAGVQVGGLSPQVAGIAFTVVLGSQCIGRFTGDLFIQRFGRVAVARVGGALIAAGGLLVVTTSAFPATLFVGLALAGYGSATLVPSALTAAAKLPGVSEGAGVTIVSWLMRIGFLVTSPLIGTITGAAGLRWGLTVLVVVGVAAFLLAGALAERRTRAPLQPVQV, encoded by the coding sequence ATGTCGATCGAGATGAAGACCGGAGTACGCGCGTCGGCCGGAGTGGGGGTGATGTTCGCGAGCAACGGCGCGATCTTCGCGGGGCTGCTGCCCTGGTATCCGCTGCTCGCCGAGCGCCTCGGCCTCGGCGTCGTGGAGTTCGGCTTCATCGTCGCCTCCTTCGCGGTCGGCGCGATCGTCTCGTCGGCCCTGCCCGCGCCCCTGATCGCGAGGTTCGGGCCGGTGCGCGTCGCGGTCGTCGGCACCGTGCTGCTCGCGGTCGCGATCGCGGGAGCCGCATGGGCGAGCGTCGGCTGGGTGTTCGCGCTGGCCGTGTTCTTCGCCGGCTTCTTCGACGCGGTCGTGGATGTCGCGCAGAACGTCGCCGGCATCCGCGTGCAGGATGCGGTGGGTCGCTCGATCCTCTCGTCGATGCACGCGCTGTGGAGCCTCGGAGGCGTGGTCAGCGGAGCCCTCTCGACCGCGGCCGCCGTCGCGGGCATCGACATGCGGCTCTACCTGGCCCTCGTCGGCGTCGCGTGCGTGGCGCTCGTCGGCACCGGCGGCCTCATGATCGGCCGGCTCGCATCGGCGCCCGAACCGGTGGCGTCCGAAGACGCCGAGGCGTCGGGTCGTGGCCAGCGGTGGCGCGTGGTGTTCCTCGCGGCGCTGCCGCTCGTGGTGATCGCGATCTGCGGAACGATGGTCGAGGACATCGCCAACAACTGGGCCGCGATGGCGGGCGTGCAGGTCGGCGGCCTCTCGCCGCAGGTCGCCGGCATCGCGTTCACGGTCGTGCTCGGCAGCCAGTGCATCGGCCGCTTCACCGGCGACCTGTTCATCCAGCGTTTCGGCCGCGTCGCGGTCGCACGCGTCGGCGGAGCCCTGATCGCCGCCGGCGGACTGCTGGTGGTCACCACGAGTGCGTTCCCGGCCACGCTGTTCGTGGGCCTCGCGCTCGCCGGATACGGCTCGGCCACGCTCGTGCCGAGCGCACTGACGGCGGCCGCCAAGCTCCCGGGCGTCAGCGAGGGTGCCGGCGTCACCATCGTGAGTTGGCTCATGCGCATCGGGTTCCTCGTCACGAGCCCGCTCATCGGCACCATCACCGGCGCGGCCGGCCTGCGGTGGGGCCTCACGGTGCTGGTCGTCGTCGGCGTCGCCGCGTTCCTGCTCGCGGGAGCGCTCGCCGAGCGCCGGACGCGGGCGCCGCTCCAGCCCGTGCAGGTCTGA
- a CDS encoding phosphotransferase family protein, with protein sequence MESITKNRQTPEVLRRLIERAYGPERVPVDDGFAFEITEGWFNVAYRITLRDGEQVVLKIAPPAEIAVLTREIGMMRAEIEAMRLVAERTSVPVPRIDHVDLTHEVVDADLFFMEFVDADNFGFTAGAGLLDDEVVASGNRQLGELNREINTIVGPHFGPLLGEGSPTWREAFTKMIEDTLADGERVGIDLGWSSADIRDVLVANADALDEVTEPRLVELDLWAKNSMIRDGRIVAVLDHERAVYGDPLIEAGLTGIDMPSFGDPTDFMVGFGITTLTEPERARRRLYSLYLAMIMVVETKYRGHTDTEVYDWGRRELDGVMAALGRVRVSG encoded by the coding sequence ATGGAGAGCATCACGAAGAACCGGCAGACCCCCGAGGTGCTGCGACGCCTGATCGAACGGGCCTACGGCCCCGAACGAGTGCCCGTCGACGACGGATTCGCGTTCGAGATCACCGAGGGCTGGTTCAACGTCGCCTACCGCATCACGCTCCGCGACGGTGAGCAGGTCGTGCTCAAGATCGCACCGCCCGCGGAGATCGCGGTGCTCACGCGCGAGATCGGCATGATGCGCGCCGAGATCGAGGCCATGCGCCTGGTCGCCGAGCGCACGAGCGTGCCCGTGCCCCGCATCGACCACGTCGACCTCACGCACGAGGTGGTCGACGCCGACCTCTTCTTCATGGAGTTCGTCGACGCCGACAACTTCGGCTTCACCGCCGGCGCAGGCCTGCTCGATGACGAGGTCGTCGCCTCGGGCAACCGGCAGTTGGGCGAGCTCAACCGCGAGATCAACACGATCGTCGGTCCGCACTTCGGTCCGCTGCTCGGCGAAGGGTCGCCGACCTGGCGCGAGGCGTTCACGAAGATGATCGAGGACACGCTCGCCGACGGCGAACGGGTCGGCATCGACCTCGGCTGGAGCTCCGCCGACATCCGCGACGTGCTCGTCGCGAACGCCGATGCACTCGACGAGGTGACCGAACCGCGGCTCGTCGAGCTGGACCTGTGGGCCAAGAACTCGATGATCCGCGACGGACGCATCGTCGCGGTGCTCGACCACGAACGTGCCGTGTACGGCGACCCGCTCATCGAGGCCGGGCTCACGGGCATCGACATGCCCTCGTTCGGCGATCCGACCGACTTCATGGTCGGATTCGGCATCACGACGTTGACCGAACCCGAACGCGCGCGCCGCCGCCTGTACTCGCTCTACCTGGCCATGATCATGGTCGTCGAGACGAAGTACCGGGGTCACACCGACACCGAGGTGTACGACTGGGGCCGCCGCGAACTCGACGGCGTCATGGCCGCGCTCGGCCGCGTGCGCGTGTCCGGCTGA